Proteins co-encoded in one Malus sylvestris chromosome 7, drMalSylv7.2, whole genome shotgun sequence genomic window:
- the LOC126630771 gene encoding protein FAR1-RELATED SEQUENCE 3-like: METEVLVDAEGENLEHHMAENNEPDKGQKQNVKENFSGREVNIQDDSKPHVGMEFESEDAAKILYDAYARNVGFSTHVGQFTRAKPDGPIVTWDFACSREVFKRKNVESCNAMLRIERKDANSWVTTKFVEDHNHSMVSPSKVHYLRPRRHFAGATKNTSETLDATTDSYFSMDGNHVSYEPNRGGRSVSPVEPNHSARNLRPVNCIRPCSRKRTLGRDAQNLLNYFKKMQAENPGFFYAIQLDDENRMTNVFWVDARSRTAYNHFGDAVIFDTMYRPNHYQVPFAPFTGVNHHGQKVLFGCALLLDESESNFTWLFRTWLSAMNDRPPVSITTDQDRAIQVAVAQVFPETRHCICKWHILREGQERLAHVYLAHPSFYGELYSCINFSETIEDFESSWASLLDRYDLLRNDWLQAVYNARKQWAPVYFHGTFFAAISSNQGISSFFDGYVNQQMSIPMFFKQYERALEHSLEKEIEADIDTMCTTPVLKTPSPMEQQAANLYTKKVFAKFQEELVETFVYTANKIEGDGIVSKYRVAKYEHDDKAYMVILNVSEIKASCSCQMFEYSGILCRHILTVFTVTNVLTLPSHYILKRWTRNAKSWVGPDEQSSDLQGIETLTMRFNNLCREAIKYAEEGAVGLETYNAAMSALREGGKKIAVVKKNVAKVTPPSSQASGNAQEDSLKTSQLPPGEIAPSLWPWQEALPHRFNLNDGGVPAADLNQPSMAPVSIHPDGGSLDSTLVVTCFKSMTWIIENKNSTSAGKVAVINLKLQDYGKNPAGEKEVQFRLTRVTLEPMLKSMAYISQQLSAPANRVAVINLKLQDTKTTSGEMEVKFQVSRDTLGSMLRSMACIREQL; this comes from the exons ATGGAAACTGAAGTGCTGGTAGATGCTGAGGGAGAAAACTTGGAACATCATATGGCAGAAAACAATGAACCTGATAAAGGTCAAAAGCAGAATGTGAAAGAAAATTTTTCAGGGAGAGAGGTAAATATTCAGGATGATTCTAAGCCACATGTGGGAATGGAATTCGAGTCCGAGGACGCTGCCAAGATTCTGTATGATGCATATGCGAGGAATGTGGGCTTTAGCACCCATGTTGGCCAGTTTACTCGTGCTAAGCCTGATGGACCTATAGTGACATGGGACTTTGCATGTTCGAGAGAGGTATTCAAACGAAAGAATGTAGAAAGCTGCAATGCCATGCTACGTATAGAGAGAAAGGATGCAAACAGTTGGGTTACTACAAAGTTTGTTGAGGACCACAACCATTCTATGGTAAGTCCTAGTAAGGTCCATTACCTTCGACCCCGTAGACACTTTGCTGGTGCTACGAAGAATACATCTGAGACTTTGGATGCCACTACTGATTCATACTTTTCCATGGATGGTAATCATGTCTCTTATGAACCAAATCGTGGAGGCAGGAGCGTCTCCCCTGTAGAACCAAACCACTCAGCAAGGAACCTTCGGCCTGTTAACTGTATAAGGCCGTGTAGCCGAAAGAGAACACTCGGGCGAGATGCTCAAAATCTTCTAAACTATTTCAAGAAGATGCAAGCTGAAAACCCTGGCTTCTTCTATGCTATACAGCTTGATGATGAAAACCGCATGACCAATGTCTTTTGGGTCGATGCAAGATCTAGGACAGCTTATAACCACTTTGGCGATGCTGTAATTTTTGATACAATGTATCGACCAAATCATTACCAAGTCCCCTTTGCTCCTTTCACTGGTGTAAATCATCATGGTCAGAAGGTCTTGTTTGGTTGTGCATTACTTCTAGATGAGTCCGAGTCTAACTTTACATGGCTGTTTAGGACATGGCTTTCTGCCATGAATGATCGGCCTCCTGTTTCTATAACTACAGACCAAGACAGAGCCATACAAGTAGCAGTTGCTCAGGTTTTTCCAGAAACGCGGCACTGTATATGCAAGTGGCATATTTTAAGGGAAGGCCAAGAAAGATTGGCTCATGTATATCTTGCCCATCCTTCCTTCTACGGAGAACTATATAGTTGCATCAACTTTTCGGAGACAATTGAGGATTTTGAATCATCGTGGGCATCCCTTCTTGATAGATATGATCTACTGAGAAATGATTGGCTGCAGGCAGTGTATAATGCTCGAAAGCAATGGGCCCCAGTTTATTTTCATGGAACTTTCTTTGCTGCAATTTCCTCAAACCAAGGTATTAGTTCTTTTTTTGATGGCTATGTGAATCAACAAATGAGTATACCTATGTTTTTTAAGCAGTATGAAAGGGCTCTTGAGCATTCGTTAGAAAAAGAAATAGAGGCGGATATTGATACAATGTGCACTACACCTGTACTGAAAACACCTTCACCAATGGAACAGCAGGCAGCTAACTTGTATACCAAAAAAGTTTTTGCGAAGTTTCAAGAGGAATTGGTTGAAACTTTTGTTTATACTGCAAATAAGATTGAGGGCGATGGGATAGTCAGTAAATACAGGGTTGCAAAATATGAACATGATGATAAGGCATATATGGTCATATTAAATGTCTCCGAAATAAAAGCAAGCTGCAGCTGTCAAATGTTTGAATATTCAGGCATCCTATGTAGACATATTTTGACCGTCTTCACAGTAACAAATGTTCTTACCCTTCCATCACATTACATATTGAAGCGATGGACAAGAAATGCTAAATCTTGGGTTGGACCAGATGAACAAAGTTCAGATCTGCAAGGTATTGAGACATTGACTATGCGCTTTAACAATCTATGTCGGGAAGCCATTAAGTATGCAGAAGAAGGGGCAGTTGGTCTAGAGACTTACAATGCGGCAATGAGTGCTCTACGAGAGGGTGGGAAAAAGATTGCTGttgtaaagaaaaatgttgcCAAAGTCACGCCTCCTAGCTCTCAGGCTAGTGGAAATGCACAGGAAGACAGTTTGAAGACAAGCCAATTGCCACCTGGTGAAATTGCCCCCTCTTTGTGGCCTTGGCAAGAAGCATTGCCACATCGCTTTAATCTTAATGATGGAGGAGTTCCTGCTGCTGATTTGAACCAGCCCAGCATGGCTCCTGTCTCCATTCACCCTGATGGTGGCAGTCTTGATAGCACG TTGGTCGTTACTTGTTTCAAGTCCATGACATGGATCATAGAAAATAAGAATTCAACATCAGCTGGGAAAGTGGCTGTTATCAACTTGAAG CTACAAGATTATGGAAAGAATCCTGCAGGGGAGAAAGAGGTACAGTTTAGGCTAACAAGGGTTACACTAGAGCCTATGTTAAAATCGATGGCCTATATCAGTCAGCAGCTCTCTGCTCCAGCCAACAGAGTTGCTGTCATCAATTTGAAG